In one window of Ruminococcus hominis DNA:
- the radC gene encoding RadC family protein, protein MEKIKELNTEERPYEKCERFGAKHLTNIELLAVLLRTGTKGENSLQLAKKILYPDSFKGGILNIHRWSYEQLIHMKGIGRVKAIQILCLSELAKRLSKASAEEELNFNSPESIARYYMEDLRHEKQEHMKLLLLNTKTKLIGETIISKGTVNAAIISPRELFIEALQKGAVSIILLHNHPSGDPTPSKEDIIITKQIQEAGELLGVNLLDHIIIGNNCYVSMREKKLF, encoded by the coding sequence ATGGAAAAAATTAAAGAATTAAACACAGAAGAGCGTCCTTATGAAAAGTGTGAAAGATTTGGAGCAAAACATTTAACAAATATTGAATTACTGGCGGTTTTGCTTCGAACCGGAACGAAAGGGGAAAATTCGCTTCAGCTTGCTAAAAAAATATTATATCCAGATTCATTTAAAGGTGGAATTTTAAATATCCATCGCTGGTCATATGAGCAGTTGATTCATATGAAGGGAATCGGGAGAGTAAAGGCAATACAAATTTTGTGTTTATCTGAATTGGCAAAACGTCTTTCAAAAGCTTCGGCAGAAGAAGAATTAAACTTTAATTCTCCTGAATCTATTGCCAGATATTACATGGAAGATTTGCGCCATGAGAAGCAGGAACATATGAAATTATTACTGCTTAATACTAAGACAAAATTAATCGGCGAGACAATTATTTCAAAAGGAACAGTCAATGCAGCTATTATTTCTCCAAGAGAATTATTTATAGAGGCATTGCAAAAAGGTGCCGTTTCTATTATATTGCTTCATAATCATCCAAGTGGAGATCCGACACCGAGCAAAGAGGATATTATCATTACAAAGCAGATACAGGAAGCAGGGGAGCTGCTAGGCGTGAATCTGTTAGATCATATCATTATTGGAAATAATTGTTACGTCAGTATGCGCGAGAAAAAACTTTTTTAA
- a CDS encoding rod shape-determining protein: MAGNIYGLDLGTYEIKVYDERKDEIWKEKSAIATKNQTEIFAVGDEAYAMYEKAPQNIEVLFPMQGGVIARFCDMQNLLENLLRKRQFFGSEYVIAIPTDITEVEKRAFYDLVYHSSARAKSVSVVERGIADAIGCKIDVYQTGGVMILNMGGGTMELSVLAYGGIVMNRLLKFGGEQFDQEIINLVRRNRDFLIGRKTAEQLRRTFGIFSEDTKSKMQIAGRNLILGLPQRTDISIGLVRAALKEQMDDCVDAIQTMIQRIPPDVLRELKKNGIYLTGGMANLRGIAEYLEESVGVRVSTVDYPELCSMNGLREIIQDKKRYGRLTYSMLDKGYRWLE; encoded by the coding sequence ATGGCCGGAAATATTTACGGACTGGATTTGGGCACTTACGAAATTAAAGTATATGATGAAAGAAAAGATGAAATTTGGAAAGAAAAAAGTGCAATTGCAACTAAAAATCAAACAGAGATATTTGCAGTGGGAGATGAAGCGTACGCTATGTACGAGAAGGCACCTCAAAATATCGAGGTACTATTTCCTATGCAGGGAGGCGTAATTGCTCGTTTTTGTGACATGCAGAATCTTTTAGAGAATCTTCTAAGAAAAAGACAATTTTTCGGAAGTGAATATGTGATTGCAATTCCAACTGATATAACAGAGGTTGAAAAAAGAGCTTTTTACGATTTAGTGTATCATTCTTCTGCACGAGCAAAGTCTGTTTCAGTTGTAGAGCGTGGAATCGCAGATGCAATAGGTTGTAAAATAGATGTATATCAGACAGGTGGAGTTATGATATTAAACATGGGTGGAGGAACGATGGAATTAAGTGTTCTTGCATATGGTGGTATTGTAATGAATCGTCTGTTAAAGTTTGGAGGAGAACAATTTGATCAGGAAATCATTAATTTAGTAAGACGAAACCGCGATTTTCTGATAGGAAGAAAAACTGCTGAGCAATTACGCAGGACATTTGGAATATTTAGCGAAGATACGAAATCTAAAATGCAGATTGCCGGAAGGAATTTAATCCTTGGACTTCCACAGCGTACAGATATCTCAATAGGGTTAGTCAGAGCCGCTCTCAAAGAACAGATGGATGATTGCGTTGATGCAATTCAGACAATGATACAACGAATCCCACCGGACGTTCTCAGAGAATTGAAAAAAAACGGAATTTATCTTACCGGTGGGATGGCAAATTTAAGAGGAATTGCAGAATATCTTGAAGAAAGCGTTGGCGTGCGCGTGTCTACAGTAGATTATCCGGAATTGTGCAGCATGAATGGATTAAGAGAGATTATTCAGGACAAAAAGAGATATGGACGCTTGACATATTCAATGTTAGACAAAGGGTATAGGTGGTTAGAATAA
- the mreC gene encoding rod shape-determining protein MreC has protein sequence MKKTKKNSHKNRYWLFGLALVCILLMVLSTFADKVRGPFKVMANVTVIPMQQGINHIGGWLGDMNDNFKTLKEVQTENKKLKEQVNDLITENNNLQEDKYELERLQALYKLDQNYAEYEKVGAHVIGKDSGNWFSTFTIDKGSKDGIEKNMNVIAGTGLVGIVTETGPTWSKVRAIIDDSSNVSAMVLSTSDRCIVEGDLSLMSDGKIRFEQMENNDNTINVGEQIVTSYISDKYLQGILIGYVSEVNVDSNNLTRSGYITPAVDFKNLQEVLVITTKKSSITENK, from the coding sequence ATGAAGAAAACAAAAAAAAATTCTCATAAAAATCGATATTGGCTGTTTGGATTGGCCTTAGTATGTATTTTACTTATGGTGCTGTCTACATTTGCGGACAAAGTACGCGGACCTTTTAAAGTTATGGCGAATGTCACGGTGATTCCGATGCAACAAGGAATCAACCATATCGGTGGATGGCTTGGTGACATGAATGACAACTTTAAAACACTAAAAGAGGTTCAGACAGAGAACAAAAAACTAAAAGAACAGGTGAATGATCTCATTACAGAAAATAATAATCTGCAAGAAGATAAATACGAATTGGAACGTTTGCAGGCACTTTATAAACTTGATCAGAATTACGCTGAATACGAAAAAGTGGGAGCACATGTTATTGGAAAGGATTCCGGAAATTGGTTCAGTACATTTACAATAGATAAAGGAAGCAAGGACGGAATTGAGAAAAATATGAATGTAATTGCCGGAACCGGTCTTGTAGGTATTGTTACAGAAACAGGTCCGACATGGTCAAAGGTACGTGCGATAATAGATGATTCTAGCAACGTAAGTGCCATGGTTTTATCTACATCTGACCGATGCATTGTAGAAGGAGACCTTTCTTTAATGAGTGATGGTAAAATACGATTTGAACAGATGGAAAATAACGATAATACAATTAATGTAGGAGAACAGATTGTTACATCGTATATAAGCGACAAATACTTACAGGGAATTTTGATCGGATATGTAAGTGAAGTGAATGTAGATTCTAATAATCTGACTCGTTCCGGCTATATTACTCCGGCGGTTGATTTTAAAAATCTTCAAGAAGTTCTTGTAATTACAACAAAAAAATCATCTATTACAGAAAATAAGTAA
- the mreD gene encoding rod shape-determining protein MreD, whose protein sequence is MKKNKIKRFIVMVVILFISYLLQCTVFQKLTLASIKPNLLLIITASIGFMRGPKEGMFLGFFSGLLIDIQFGTMLGFYALIYLIVGYINGMFQKMYYDDNIKLPLCLIAGSELFYGITVYLFMFMLRSEFNFLYYLNHIIIPELIYTIAVTIGLYPLILFINHKLEAEEKRSASKFV, encoded by the coding sequence ATGAAAAAAAATAAAATCAAACGATTTATTGTAATGGTCGTCATTTTATTTATATCTTATCTTTTACAGTGTACAGTGTTTCAAAAACTAACACTTGCGTCCATAAAACCGAATCTGCTGCTAATTATAACAGCATCTATCGGGTTTATGCGTGGACCAAAAGAAGGCATGTTCCTTGGATTTTTCTCCGGATTATTGATTGATATTCAATTTGGTACAATGCTTGGATTTTACGCATTGATCTATCTTATTGTTGGATATATTAATGGAATGTTTCAGAAAATGTATTATGATGACAATATTAAGCTGCCACTTTGCCTGATTGCAGGAAGTGAACTTTTCTACGGTATTACAGTTTATTTATTTATGTTTATGTTGCGTAGTGAATTTAATTTCTTATATTATTTAAACCATATAATTATTCCGGAACTTATTTATACTATAGCCGTTACTATCGGCTTATATCCATTGATACTTTTTATAAACCATAAATTAGAAGCAGAAGAAAAAAGGAGTGCAAGTAAGTTTGTTTAA